The DNA region GCATGAAGCGGAAGACCGTGCCGTCATCGTCGCTCGACCCGCCGTAGGCGGTCGTGCCGTAGAGATAGCCGCTGGTCGAATCATAGTAGAGCGAACCGAACGGATCTGCGCCGTCGTTGTTGTCCAATCCCTGGAAAGCATAGAAGACGCTGTATGCTCCGGTGCCGTCGTACTGACCCGCGGTTTGATGCGGCACCACTTTGAAGATCGCGCCGTCGCCGTTGCCGCTTCCGCAATGATTGCTGTCGCCGCCGGTGCCGGCGCCGCCGCATTGCGTCAGACCGTACAGAACCGTCTGTCCGCCTTCCGTCACGGCGGTGAGATATCCGTGATCCGAAAAGAACGCATCCGGTCCGCCGCCGCTGAATGCGTGCACGACGTTGAGCACCGGCTGCGCCTGCGGAATGCCGTTCACGTATGAAAGGACGAGCGAGAAAACCGTTCCCCCGCCGCCGGCGCCGTCGGTGCGCGAGATTCCCCACAGCGTTGTCCCAAGTTGAATGATGCGCCCGTGCGGCTCCGTGCCTTCGCTTTTCGCGAAGTCATGAATATCGTAATACGTCGAACCGCTGGGCGTGATCGCGTAGATCTGTCCCTTACCGTTAGCGCCGCCTTTAGCGGTTTGGCCGTACAGCACGTTACCGAACTGTTGATCGAGCGTGAGCGAACTGTGCTGCTCCGCTCCCTGTGCAGGCCCGCCGGCAAACGCCAGCACGATCGACGGCGTGCCTCCGGGAACGAGCGCGTGAATGTCGCCGGAGTTATACGACGTTCCGGAGTCGCTGACGCCTTGCGTCGTAAAATACAGCGAGCCGTTGATCGGAACCATCGCGTCGTGCCGTGGATCGCAGCCGTCGGAACCGCCGAACTTGTAGACCAGCTGGTAACTCGTTCCGAAGTTCAAGCCGGTGCTGAAGACCGTGCCGCATTCGTGGTCGCCGCCCGCCGCCGTGCGGCCATAGAGCATCGGCGTTTGCCCGGCGACCAGCGTCAGCGAGCCTTTGGGCAGCGCGCCGTCTTTAGGCGGCGACGTCGGCAGTTCGTTCGCTTGCGTGTAGTTATGAAACATGTACTTCGTGTAGTTTTGGTGCGAGAAGACGGCGTCGACCGGCGGCGGCGTCGAGCGCGGCGTAGGAGCGGCTCCCGGCAGCGATGGCAGCGACGATGATCCGCCGTTGCAGCCGGTGGCGGCCGCGGTCAAAACCAGCGCGCAAAAGACCAGCCGGAGTTTCATTCTTTCAGTGCGTCGATGCTCAGACTCAAACCATAGGTTGATGTGGCGTGATGATGCTCCATCGTACCGATCAGCGTGATGTGGGGCGCAATCGAAAGCGCGGCGTCGGCGTCAATGTAGCGTCCCATTTCAACCGGATCGGTTTCGCGGCGGTAGATTACGTCGAAGCGGGTCCGTCTTCCGCCATAGTACGTCAGCCAGGCGACGTCGCGGCCGAACGAAGGTCCGAGATCGCTTTGGCTCACGCCGGCGGCGGTGTCGCGCAGCGATAGCGTCCACGCGCGCAGGCGCCAGTCGCGCGCGATCGGCCAGTCGATCGCGACGCCGTTGCCGTTCAGGCGCGTCGTCGGAAGCGCCGTGGTGTATTTTTCGGTGTACGCAGTCAGCTCGGCTACGAATCCGCCCGGCGAGTGATAGAGCAGCGAGCCCTGCGTAAGATTGCTTCGGTTGAGAACGAGTCCGGGAATCGGATCGCCAAAAAACTGGTCGCTCACCGACGGTGTGTCTTCGACGTTGCCGCGCGTGGCTTGGAGTGCGAAGCGATCGCCGAGCTGCCAAACGGCGCCGAGCGAAACCGCGACTCCGTTGGCGTGCTGACTCACGCCCGCCGGCACTTTGTGCGTTACGCCCGCGTCGAAGAGCCCGTACCACGCGGCCGAAGCCAACGCCGAAAACCGGTTGCCGTTGTAGGTTTCGCTTGCGAAGATCCGGCTTTCGTTCGCCACGCCGCTGTACACTTTAGGATTGTAATTGCGCACGCCGGTGTCGCGCGTCAGCTTCACGCCGATGTCGTTCCCGAAGAGTGCGCCGTCGTTGCGCAGCCGGAACTCGCCCACGACTTCGCTGTCGTACTCCAAGTAATCGTTCAACTTATTCTTGGTCTTACGCTTGGCTTTGAGTTCGAACGTGGCCGTCGAGCCGAGCCATGGCTCGTCGAGCCGCAGCTCCGAGCTCGATTCGTTGCTGAGCGCCGGCGTGCTGCCGGACGAGTCGGTGAGAAAACTGTTTGCGGCTTTGAAAAAAATCGTGCCTGCGCCCATCGAACTGCGCGACACCAAATCGAACCGCGAGATCTGCGTCAGATCGCCGCTACTGGTGCCGTATCCCAGCGCCTCGTCGCCCAAACGGCCTTGCACCGAGGCGATCTGCAGCGAACCGCCGCCGGCTTGCCCGACGCTGCCCTCGGCGCGATCGAAACCGAGCGTGTAATGCCCGGCCGCGCCGCTCGTGTAGCGATAAGCATGGAACGCGTCGGCAATGCCGCCGAACGACAGATAGTGCGCGGGCACCTGATCGAATGAGGTGCCGTTGCTCTCGAGCGCGTTCGCGCTGCCGCTCAAGCCGCGATCGCCGACCGAAATGCTGCCGCCGCCTTGTATTACGGCGAACGGCACGAGTCCGAACGCGTACCCGGCGTCCTGATAGGGGAGGACCGCCAAATCCGCGCCTTCGATCTTGGGCGGGCCTTTGGTGTCGCGTGGATACAGCACGATCGTGCGCGAGAGATCGAGAAACCGCAACGTTTGCGTTTGATAGCCGGACGCGCCGATGCTCCAGGTCTCAGGCGGTGAGGAAATGCTTATCGAAAAGCGCCCGTTCTTATCGGTGCGGCCGTGCGCAATCTCGCGCGCGTCCAGCGTGAAGAAGCGCACGTCCGCTTTGTCGATGCCTTTGCCGTCGCGATCGACGACGATGCCGTGGACCTCTTGATCGGCCGCGAGTGCCGCGACCGGCAGCAAGCCGAGCGTCAGCACTGCGGCGATTGCAATAAGACGGATAGCGTTGTTCACGGTCCCTCGAATCTTATTCCGGCGTCAACGTAGCGTGTGTCCCGCCGGCGTTCGGTGCCTACGAACCAGCGCATGCGATCGGCCAGCGGCGCGGAGAGCGATGCGTCAACGTGCCGGTTGGGGAGCGCATCGAGCAAATCCGCGCGGTAGATCCCGTCCAACCGCAGACCGGATGGGTTCTCGTAGGTCAGCCACAGCGAACCCGGCGTGCCCGATTGCGCGGGGCGGCCGAAACGCAGCAGCGATTCGTACGCCTGCGTTTGGTCGTTGAAGTAGAGCGTCCAAGCGCGCAGCGAAATCGCCGGCGCAATCTGCCAACTGAACGAAAAACCTATGGCGCGCACGGTTCCGTTGTCGAGGCTACTCAGGCTTTCGTTCATGGAGGTGACCGAGATCTTCAAGCGGCGCAAATCGGTATAGCTGACGGTCTGCGTAAACTGCGCGTACCGGTCGATGGGCAACGGTCCCGCGGCGACATTTGTGGCGTATGCTTCGAGCAGCGTCGGGAGCCGGAACGAGCCGCCGGCGTAGACCTCGACATTCCATTGCGGCGAGAGATCGTACGATACGTACAGCGACGGCGAAATCGCTTGTGCGCTCATCGGCAGAACAGCTCCGCCGGCTCCGCCGTTGTACGCGATCGTATACGCGCCGATTCCGGCGCGCACGTCGTAGCGATCGCCGTGCGTCTGCGCTCCGACGTCCAGGTGCGTTTGTCCGGCCGTGCCGGCGACGCGCAGGCCGAACGTGTCGGCCGCATAGCGCCCCGTCGACCGGCGGAATCCGAAGTCGCCAAAAACTTGCACGCGCGTTTGCGACGATACGTTCAACTCGCCCGCGACGTCGGTCCATAACGCCGTCAGCGGGCTGCTCGTGTCGTAACCGGCGCGATCGGCGACCAGCGTGGCCGCAAGTGCGGTGTCGCGAATGCGCGTGTACTGTGCGCGAAAACCTTCCATATCTTGCCCGATCGACGTCGGTCCTTGCCTGATGTTCGCGCGAGCCGCCAGGAACGTGCTTTCCAGCGAATCGGTTCCGATCGCCGTCTGCACTTGGGCTGCGGCGCGCGCACGTGTGTCGAACGCATTGCCCGACGTTGCCGCGGCGTATGCTCCGCCCATTCCGGCGAACGCGGCGCGAAACGCCGCCTCTTTTCCGCCGATCGCAAAGGCGTCGAGTCCTTGCTGCGGCAGATCGCTTAGCGAGAAGATGCCGCCGCTCACCTGATCGCCGTAATACGACGTTTCACCGGCTGAAAAAACTTCGGAACGGCGCAGCGTGAAGAGCGGCATCGTCGGAAGGCCCGAGACGTTGGCGACGATGTCGTAATTCGGTATGCCGTCATCTAAGATCACGCCGCCCTGCCGCGAGGCGCCGCGATCGGAGAGACGCGGGCCGGGCAAGAATGCGCGGTTGTCGTTTAGGACGACGAACGGCTGCAGGGAAACCGCGGATTCGGCTCGGCCATATGGCAGCGAACGCAGATCGTCTTGCGACGGGCCCGTTCCGAGCAGTGCCTGGTAGCGGCGGACGATCGCGACCACCGGTTCGGAACCGGCCACGCGTACGATCGCCGGAAGGCAGTAGGCGCAGCTGATGCGGATCGCGTCCGTGCCGCCGGCCTGCAGGGCAAAAGTCCCATCCGCGGCGGTCGTCGTCCGGACGCCGCCTGCCGCCACGGTGGCTCCGGGGATGGGGGCGCCCGTCTGGTCCCGCACCGAACCGACCACCAGCGGCGCGGGCGCCGCGGCGAGGGTAAGCAAGAGGGCCGGAAATGTAAGGAGACGTTTCACGGATTCTTCAGAGATTGGGTTATACTGAGAGCTGATGTCAAGACGATGGTTTCGGCTCTTCGTGCTGCCGGCGGTTTTAGCCGTTTGCACGCTGGCCGCAGCTTATGGATTTGCCGGTGCGCAGTCACTCGAAGCGATGCTCGACGGCGCCCTGCAGCCTTCGGCTGCGCCGGCCCTGCTCGGACCGATCACCGAAAACGGCCGGGTAGGCTGGGCTTGCAAACCTGAGCAGGCCGCCGCCGCCGGCGCTTGGCAAAACGCGGAACTTCCCCGGCCTTAAAATCGTGAGACGGTCCTGGCTGCCGCTGGCGTTGTTCGTCTTCGCTGCTTCTTTCTTGCATGCGCGCGCGCAGATGTATCCGTCCGCGAGGCCGGTGCCGCGCACGACCAGCGTTCCGGCTTTGCGCGCACTGGCGGTTCAGCGCGAAGTCGTCGAGCGGTTTCATTTGGGATTGGCCGCCGAACAGCGCGGCGACTGGCAGTCCGCCGCCGCCGAATTCGAGCGCGTTATTTCGCTGCAGCCGGCTGAACCGCAGAACTCAACTGCGCGTTACGATCTCGCGATCGCTTACGCGAATTTGCACCGCCTCGACGACGCAGCGCGGCAATTGCAAGATGCGATCGCACGCGATCCCGGCTTCTTGGCAGCGATGGCAAACCTGATCGCCGTTGACTTAAATCGCGGCGACCTGCGCGATGCCCGGGCTGTAGCGGATCGCTTCGTCGCCGCCGCTCCCGACTCGGCACGCGCGCTCTACGAACGCGGACTGGTTGCGCTGCGATCGGGCGACAATGCAACGGCAGAGAACGACTTCGGGCGGCTGCTGCACGCGAATCCGGCGTACGCCTACGCTCACTACAATCTTGGTTTGGCGCAAGCGCGCGCCAATCGTTTCGACTCCGCCGAACGTGAATTCGGACTGGCGCTCGATCTGGCTCCGGGATACGCGCGTGCGCGTTTCGCGTTGGGGACGGTTCTGCTGCGTGAAGGGAAACGAACGCAGGCGCGGGTCGCCTTCGACATGGTGGCGGGCGACGCGTCCGGCGATCCGGCCTTACGCAACCTGGCCGTCGCAATGCGCGACGCCATCAAATCCCGCTAGACCTTCAAACTTTCTTCATTCCCGCGATCTAAGCTCTTCCGAAGCTCGCTTTCGGGAGAACGTATGTACAAATACAGGAGTAAGATTGCTGCTTTCGTTCTAGTTGCGATGGCCGCATCGCTGGCAGCCTGCGGCGGTGGCGGCGGCGGCGGCGGATACGGCGGGGGCGGCAACGGCGGGGCCGGTTCGACCGGCGGCAACACCCCGACCGGCGTGGCCGGATTCACCATCGGGTTCGCGCAGCCGGACGGAACGATCGGCGTCGTGAACGATCCGTCGTTCGGAACCGTCGGCGGCTATACGCAAAACATCTACTCACAGACGATTGCATTTGCGCCCGGCACGGTCGTAACGCTCAAGAATCTTTCGGCCGCAACCGATCACACGCTCAACGTCTTAAGCACCAGCAGCTTTCCGGCCAGTCCGTCGCTGCCGACGACGGCATCGGGCGGCTCGACGCTGCAAGCCGGATACACCAGCGGAACCATTCACGGCGGCGCGACGCTGAGCCTGACGCTCGCTACAGCCGGCACGTACTACATCGGCTGCGCTTACCATTATATGGACGCGATCAGCATGCGTGACGTGATCCAAGTCAGCACCACCGCGACGCCTGGTCCGCAGGCGACGCCGCAAGCCGGCGGCGGTGGCGGCGGCATTACCGGGTGCACCGGTCCGTATTGCTAACCCGTTTCAAGCACGCCGGCGCGGCGATCGTATTGACGGTCGCCGCGCTGGCCCTCCCGGCCTCCGCGCGCGAACAGCTGCCGCGACTCGTCGATCAAACGGGGCGCGCTTTTACGTTTGCGTCGTTGGCCGGCACGCCGCTCGTCGTCACCTTCGTGGCGGCGCATTGCACTGACGCCTGTCCGCTGGTCAACGCGCAGTTTGCTCAAGCGGCGCGGCAGCTCGCGAGCGAGCATCGCAGGATACGGCTTCTGACGATAACCCTCGATCCCGAAAACGATCCGCCGTCCGTCATGCGCGCGCTCGCGCACACATTTCGCGCCGATCCGCGCGTCTGGATCGTCGCCGGCGGTACGGTCCGGGACGTGCATCGCGTGATGCAAGGCTTCGGCGTCGTAGCTCAGCGCGGCCGCAAAGGGTACGCCGACGTGCACACGACGTTCGTCTATTTCATCGATGCGCGCGGCTCTTTACGGAAAACGATGCTGGCGTCCACGGATCTCGGCACACAGCTGGTTGCCGAAGTGCACTCGAACTGGCGCACGCTTATGCAATGAGGGCGTTGACATGCATTGCAGTGATCGTGCTGACGGCTTGCACGAACGGCGGTCAGGCCACACCGGCGGCGGGCGGCGGCGGTGCTCAAATCGTGGATGTAAATCTTACGCTCGACGGCAGTTCGCAGACGGCCGCGGGAACGGCCGCCGGTTACGCACCTGCTACTACCAACGTCGCGGTCGGCACCATGCTGCGTTTCGTCAATACGGACGGGTTCGCGCACACTGCGACGCTCATTACGGGAGCGACGACATTTCCGGCGGGATCGCCCTTTACGGCGTCGGCCCAAACGCAGACCGGGAGCGCCATCTCACAAAACTGGAGCAGCGGAACGCTCGCGGCCGGCGCGAGTTCGCAGACCCTGCTGGTCGACCACGCGGGGACGTATTTGTTCGGCTGTTTCTTTCACTACGGTGCGCCGATGCGGGCGGTGATCGTTGCGCACTAAAGTCCGGTTCGCGCTGACGTGGGCACTCGCCGTGTGGTTTGCCTTGGCAATCGGCGGTCAGGCGCGCGCCATTCCACTGTTTGCGCAGCGCTACCGTTTGCAATGCGGAGCATGTCATAGCGTGCTGCCGGAATTGAACACGTTCGGGCTCTCTTTCCGCGAACACGGCTACCAACTGCCGCTTCCCAAACACGGGACGACCGGCGTCGCATTTCGCTACCAGCTCGAGTGGGAGCAAGATCCCGCCGCGGGCACCCGGCGCTTCGCTCCGGGCGGCGTGGTGCTCTCGAACGCGGACATCGGCGCGGTAAGCGCGTTCGTACATTATAACTTGGGCGCGGGCGGCGGTCCGGCGGGATTGTACTTAGGATATCTCGCGACCTACAACGCGCACACGCAATCGCTCTATCGTTTAGGCCTCTTCGAGCTGCCGCTGGCGCAATCGCCCGGCCAGCGGCTCGACGATCTCGCGCCGTACGGCTACTACGGCCTGCACGTCGGCCTCAACGATTTACCGCTGTCGTCGCCACGCTGGGGCGCTCAAGCCGAGCGCAGGATCGGATCGGTTAGCGCCGATCTGACCGTTGCGCTTAGCGAGTTCAAGGGCTCCGCGTACGGCGGCAAACCTGTTCCGACCGGCGAGACGAGCGCCGCGAATTCCCCTGAAATCGGTATGTTCTTGCGTGCGCCGCTAACATCCGGTTTCGAGGCCGGTGGTGATTTCATCACCGGATCGCGTCGAATCGTTCCCGCCGGTCGGAACGCCTTCACCGATTCCTATCAGCGCGCCGGCCTGCTCGCGAACCTGCACCTGCGCAAGTTCGAGCTGCAGGCCGAGCAATGGTGGGGAAGCGATGCGAACTCCGACGGATTCGGAACGCGCACCGGCAGCAGCGGCGGCTACGCGCGCGTCAAGTATTATCTGACGCCGCACGCCTATCTGGGTGTGCGGTACGACGCGCAAGCTGCGCCGTTCATCACGCGCGACGTCGTGTTCTACGCGGCGTTCCACGTGACGCAGCACGCCCGGCTGCTGGTGCAGCAGGTACAGCCCACCGGCGGTCCGGGCCGGCTCGGTGCGGCGCTGACAGTGGGATTTCCCTGGCCGCCGAACTTGTAAGTTCATGAGGATCCTGGTGATCGAGGACAACGCCTCGGTCGCCGCGGCGGTGCGCACGATGCTCGAACGGAGAAAATATGCCGTCGACGTCGCCGCGGATGGTGAAGCGGGCTTGGAGCATTTGCTGCGGCAGGTGTACGATGCGGCGATCGTCGACGTCGTGCTGCCCAAACGCGACGGCTTTGCGCTCGCCAAGGCGGCGCGCGACGCCGGCGTGCAGACGCCCATCCTGATGCTGACGGCACTGGACGCCGTGGAGAACCGCGTTCGCGGATTGGACTGCGGCGCGGACGACTATCTGGTGAAGCCGTTCGTGGAAGAAGAATTGTTCGCGCGGCTGCGCGCCGTTACGCGGCGCGCGGATCGTCCCGTTCGCGAAAAACTTCGCGCGGGCGCGCTGGAGATCGACGCCGCCGGACGCGAGGCGACGGTAGCGGGCAAGCCGCTGCAGTTGGGCGCGACCGAGTTCCGGATGCTGGAGTTTCTGACGCGCAACGCGGGCATCGCTTTTTCGCGCGAACGCCTGCTCGAGCACTTATGGGAGTACGACTTCGAGGGAACGAGCAACATCGTCGACGTCTACGTGAGTCAGCTTCGCCGCAAACTCAAGCGCGCGGGCGCGGGTGAAGTCATTCATACAGTCTGGGGCGTCGGATACAAGTTGGAAGCGTGATCGGCAGGCTCGCGCTCCGGTATCTGCTCGTCTTCGCGATCGTGCTCGCGCTGCTCAGCGCCGGCGCGTATGCGTTCTTGGGACGCGAGTATCAGGCGATGCTGCAGCCGGCGATCGGGACGCCCGAAGCGGCACGTGCCTACGCAACGGCAATGTCGCGCGTGGCGCTGACGATCTTGGCGTTCGACATTCCGCTGCTGGCGCTCGTGGGCGGCGCGTCGTGGCTGTTGGCGCGCGCTTCGCTTGCGCCGCTGCTGGCCGCGCGCGAGCGCGAACGCGAATTTGCAGCCGACGCCGCGCACCGCTTGCGTTCGCCGCTTGCGACGATCGCAGCGGTCGCACAGGCAGCGCGGCCGGAAGCGCCCGACCGCCTTGGGCAAGACTTCGACACAATCGCGCAAGCGGCGCTCGACGCATCGCAAACTGTCGGCGAATTGCTGACGCTGTCGCGGCCGGCTACGTCGCGGCTGCTGCAGCGCGAACCGGTCGACGTCGCGGTGCTGGCCAAGCACGTTTCGAAAGAGTTTGAAGCCCGCGCCGCGCAGCGCGGACTGCTGATTGCCAACCGTGCGCAAAGCGCGATCGTCAACGGCGACGAGCGCCGCCTGCGCGAGCTGCTGCGCACGTTGCTTGAGAACGCGCTGCGGCACGCGCGCAGCGCGATCGTCGTCGACTCGCGCAAGAACGGAAGCAGCGTGGACCTGTTGATCTCCAACGACGGCGACGCGGTCGAGACGGCATACCGGGAGCGGATCTTCGAGCGAGCGTTCAGCGGCGATGGCCAGGGCAGCGGTTTAGGTTTGGCGGTCGTGCGCTGGATCGCGCGCGCACACGAAGGCGACGCATTCGTGCGCGACGACGAGCGCGGCGGCGCGCAGTTCGTTGTGCGTCTGCCGTCCATCGCAGAATAAGGAACGAGGAGACTCGCGCGTTGGCGGGTATCTACGGCCAGATATGCCCGCGCTCTCGCCTGCCCGTCTGACCGAACTCAAGCTGCACGCGAACCTCGTCCGGCAAGGGATCATTCGATCGCTGCTGGCCGCCGGATCGGGACATTCGGCCGGCCCGCTGGATATGGCCGACGTCTTTACGGCGATGTACGAACACGTCTTGCGCCACAAGCCGGATCAGCCCGAGTGGGAGGACCGCGATCGCTTGCTGCTTTCGTGCGGCCACATCGCGCCGGTCCGGTACAGCGCGATGGCCTATGGCGGATACTTTCCGGTCGAGGAACTGCTGACGCTGCGCAAATTCGGTACGCGGCTGCAAGGCCACCCCGAACGCGTGCGTCTGCCCGCGGTGGAAACGACCTCGGGACCGTTGGGCGAAGGGCTGGCGCAAGGCACCGGCATGGCGCTGGCCGCGAAGATGGACGGCAAGGACTGGCGCGTCTACGTCGTGACCTCGGATGCGGAACATCAATGCGGCCTGCATTGGGAGGCGGCGATGACGGCTCCCAAATTCAAGTTGGATAATTTGATCGCGATCGTCGATCGCAATTTCATTCAAATCGACGGCAGCACGGAAGACGTCATGCCGCTCGAACCCTTCGCCGACAAATACCGGGCGTTCAACTGGGAAGTCTTCGAGTGCGACGGCAACGACATCGCGCAGTTCATCGAGACGATGGACAAGGCGCGAGCGGTCAAACGCAAGCCGAGCGTCATCATCGCCAACACGGTGCCCGGCAAAGGCGTCAGTTATATGGAAGGCGACTACACCTGGCACGGTAAGCCGCCCAACAAAGAGCAGGCGGATCAGGCGCTGCGCGAGCTCCAAGCCGAACGGGAACGGATCGCATGAACCTAGCCGTACTGAGTGATCCGCAGAGCGTCAAGCAGGTTCCGACGCGCAACGGCTTCGGTGAGGGCGTCATCGAGGCGGGCAAAAAGAACCGGAACGTGATCGCGATCTGCGCGGACCTTTCGGAGTCGACGCGCATGCTGGGCTTTAAGGAAGCGCTGCCCGATCAATACATCGAGATCGGCGTTTCGGAACAATTGCTGGTCGCCATGGCCGCCGGCCTGGCGAGCGCGGGCAAGATTCCGTTCATCGCCAGTTACGCGATGTTCAATCCGGGCCGTTCGTGGGAGCAAGTGCGCACCACCATGGCGCTGAATGAAACGAACGTCAAGATCGCCGGCGCGCACGCCGGCGTTTCGGTGGGTCCCGACGGCGCGACGCATCAAGCGATCGAGGACATCGCAATCATGCGCTGCATTCCGCACATGACCGTCGTGGTGCCGTGCGACTCGATTCAAACGAAGAAAGCGACGCTCGCGGTGGCGGAGATGAACGGGCCGGTCTACTTGCGTTTCGGGCGCGAAAAAACGCCGGTCGTCACCACCGAAGCGACGCCGTTCGAACTCGGCAAGGCTCAAACGTTCCACGAAGGCGGCGACGTGGCGATTATCGCGTGCGGCATTCTTCTGTACAACGCGTTGATCGCCGCCGAAACACTGGCGAAGGACGGCATCCAGTGTATGGTCGTCAACAATCATACCGTCAAACCGATGGACGAAGAGGCCGTCGTCGCGGCGGCGGAACGCTGCGGCGCCGTTGTAACGGTCGAGGAGCATCAGGTCTCCGGCGGCATGGGTTCGCGCGTCGCCGAGATCTTGGCACAGCGGCGTCCAACGCCGATCGAATTCATCGGCGTGCAGGATCGATTCGGACAATCCGGCGATCCGGCCGAGTTGATCGAGTACTACGGCATGGGTTCGGATGCGATCGCGGCGGCGGTCCGCCGCGTCATCAAACGGAAGTAGCTAACCCGTCGCGACCGGAGCCTGTTCGAACGTCATCTCAACACCGCCCGTCCAGCGCGCGGCCAGATTATAGAGCGCCGCGTAGAGCAGGCCCCCGATAAATCCCGCGATTGCGAAAAAGATCGGGAAGAAAACTACCGCGAATACTCCCATGCCGGCAAACATGCCCGCACTGGCGGATGTGCCACCCATCGTGCTTTTTATTCCGGCTAGCATGATTGGGCTTATGACGAGCCACCATACCAACCCATAAATCAAGCCAATGCATGCGTAAATGACGGCGAGGACGAGGGCAAGCTGCACGACGGCAACGTGACGTAGGCGAGTAACCATACAAAAAACTCCCTTCGAATAGAAGCGAAGCAGTTACGTGCGGCTTAGGCCTCCCTCCGAAGGGAACCTCCACGAGCTTGGGAAAGCGCCGTGCATGCGATTCAAGAGTCGTTTGTCTTTATTTTGTGCCCTGACCATAGCGCTTTCGGCGTGCGGCGGCGGCGGTTCGACGACGCCCGCACCCCCGGCGCCGAAAACCACGCTGACCGTGACCACGCAGCGGAATGCGGCGCAGGCCGCGCTGGCGGCCGAATTCGGTGTCGGATTTCTGACCCTGATCTTCGGCAACGGCACGAGTCAGGCGTTCGGCGGAGCTTCGACGGTAGGGCCGCCGCCGTGCAACAACGGCTTGGAAGTTTCCGTGATCGCGACGTCCACGACGGTGGTAACGACGATCGATGGATTCTATGAGCCGACCTGCGTAACGATTTTGGCGCACGTCGTGCTCACGCAGACGAAAACGTCGGCGACAACTTCGACTCTCACCGGAACGGCAACGTTCACGTCGCGGACCGGTTCGGTCATCGCGTATAACACGCTGAGCGGAACGGTCACCAAGAGCGGCTCGACAACGTCGTTCAGCGTCAACGGAACGGCGGCGCCCAACCAATCGGCGCCCGCGACAGCGGCCTTCGGACTCAGCTGCAGCGCGACCGGAGCCTCAACCGCGTGCGGCTTCGGCGGATTGCAGAATGTTTCGCTGCTGAATACGCAGTTCGGA from Candidatus Rubrimentiphilum sp. includes:
- a CDS encoding tetratricopeptide repeat protein; the protein is MRRSWLPLALFVFAASFLHARAQMYPSARPVPRTTSVPALRALAVQREVVERFHLGLAAEQRGDWQSAAAEFERVISLQPAEPQNSTARYDLAIAYANLHRLDDAARQLQDAIARDPGFLAAMANLIAVDLNRGDLRDARAVADRFVAAAPDSARALYERGLVALRSGDNATAENDFGRLLHANPAYAYAHYNLGLAQARANRFDSAEREFGLALDLAPGYARARFALGTVLLREGKRTQARVAFDMVAGDASGDPALRNLAVAMRDAIKSR
- a CDS encoding carboxypeptidase-like regulatory domain-containing protein, which translates into the protein MKRLLTFPALLLTLAAAPAPLVVGSVRDQTGAPIPGATVAAGGVRTTTAADGTFALQAGGTDAIRISCAYCLPAIVRVAGSEPVVAIVRRYQALLGTGPSQDDLRSLPYGRAESAVSLQPFVVLNDNRAFLPGPRLSDRGASRQGGVILDDGIPNYDIVANVSGLPTMPLFTLRRSEVFSAGETSYYGDQVSGGIFSLSDLPQQGLDAFAIGGKEAAFRAAFAGMGGAYAAATSGNAFDTRARAAAQVQTAIGTDSLESTFLAARANIRQGPTSIGQDMEGFRAQYTRIRDTALAATLVADRAGYDTSSPLTALWTDVAGELNVSSQTRVQVFGDFGFRRSTGRYAADTFGLRVAGTAGQTHLDVGAQTHGDRYDVRAGIGAYTIAYNGGAGGAVLPMSAQAISPSLYVSYDLSPQWNVEVYAGGSFRLPTLLEAYATNVAAGPLPIDRYAQFTQTVSYTDLRRLKISVTSMNESLSSLDNGTVRAIGFSFSWQIAPAISLRAWTLYFNDQTQAYESLLRFGRPAQSGTPGSLWLTYENPSGLRLDGIYRADLLDALPNRHVDASLSAPLADRMRWFVGTERRRDTRYVDAGIRFEGP
- a CDS encoding choice-of-anchor tandem repeat GloVer-containing protein, whose translation is MKLRLVFCALVLTAAATGCNGGSSSLPSLPGAAPTPRSTPPPVDAVFSHQNYTKYMFHNYTQANELPTSPPKDGALPKGSLTLVAGQTPMLYGRTAAGGDHECGTVFSTGLNFGTSYQLVYKFGGSDGCDPRHDAMVPINGSLYFTTQGVSDSGTSYNSGDIHALVPGGTPSIVLAFAGGPAQGAEQHSSLTLDQQFGNVLYGQTAKGGANGKGQIYAITPSGSTYYDIHDFAKSEGTEPHGRIIQLGTTLWGISRTDGAGGGGTVFSLVLSYVNGIPQAQPVLNVVHAFSGGGPDAFFSDHGYLTAVTEGGQTVLYGLTQCGGAGTGGDSNHCGSGNGDGAIFKVVPHQTAGQYDGTGAYSVFYAFQGLDNNDGADPFGSLYYDSTSGYLYGTTAYGGSSDDDGTVFRFMPGVPSSYQVIYHFTGKNGDGAKPIDNVIIFNGLIYGMTVYGGTTDDSVDGTKGGGNGTIFAIPTP
- a CDS encoding plastocyanin/azurin family copper-binding protein, yielding MRALTCIAVIVLTACTNGGQATPAAGGGGAQIVDVNLTLDGSSQTAAGTAAGYAPATTNVAVGTMLRFVNTDGFAHTATLITGATTFPAGSPFTASAQTQTGSAISQNWSSGTLAAGASSQTLLVDHAGTYLFGCFFHYGAPMRAVIVAH
- a CDS encoding SCO family protein, with product MLTRFKHAGAAIVLTVAALALPASAREQLPRLVDQTGRAFTFASLAGTPLVVTFVAAHCTDACPLVNAQFAQAARQLASEHRRIRLLTITLDPENDPPSVMRALAHTFRADPRVWIVAGGTVRDVHRVMQGFGVVAQRGRKGYADVHTTFVYFIDARGSLRKTMLASTDLGTQLVAEVHSNWRTLMQ
- a CDS encoding carboxypeptidase-like regulatory domain-containing protein is translated as MNNAIRLIAIAAVLTLGLLPVAALAADQEVHGIVVDRDGKGIDKADVRFFTLDAREIAHGRTDKNGRFSISISSPPETWSIGASGYQTQTLRFLDLSRTIVLYPRDTKGPPKIEGADLAVLPYQDAGYAFGLVPFAVIQGGGSISVGDRGLSGSANALESNGTSFDQVPAHYLSFGGIADAFHAYRYTSGAAGHYTLGFDRAEGSVGQAGGGSLQIASVQGRLGDEALGYGTSSGDLTQISRFDLVSRSSMGAGTIFFKAANSFLTDSSGSTPALSNESSSELRLDEPWLGSTATFELKAKRKTKNKLNDYLEYDSEVVGEFRLRNDGALFGNDIGVKLTRDTGVRNYNPKVYSGVANESRIFASETYNGNRFSALASAAWYGLFDAGVTHKVPAGVSQHANGVAVSLGAVWQLGDRFALQATRGNVEDTPSVSDQFFGDPIPGLVLNRSNLTQGSLLYHSPGGFVAELTAYTEKYTTALPTTRLNGNGVAIDWPIARDWRLRAWTLSLRDTAAGVSQSDLGPSFGRDVAWLTYYGGRRTRFDVIYRRETDPVEMGRYIDADAALSIAPHITLIGTMEHHHATSTYGLSLSIDALKE